A genomic segment from Gavia stellata isolate bGavSte3 chromosome 6, bGavSte3.hap2, whole genome shotgun sequence encodes:
- the CSPG5 gene encoding chondroitin sulfate proteoglycan 5, producing MAPAAARPRAALALALLLPLGALASEWPPQNASEAEGRGWEGSLESSPPQWDPASRDLAGGTGNGTSPGGTAAGDEPPAGPQLEPAERGTAATTDPAAMPEGCAGCAGEGDASALPPKAGSVEDGQAAVTWPGDGGTVVVALSSPEEPGSGERPTQASLPSPGVFGGLTAAPPSPPGPQLATDSAESDLLLAAGGSAAPRTPVPGDRSPMPGATGDLGRPPELWVVASSPAPAQGARGRTDLTWLEAEEPVTAATGPAEPPADQTASEIIDVDYYDLFEGGEGLGGFPGGGRGAAGSAQRREPEGAATPWALHELYDDFTPFDEADFYPTTSFYADGDEEDELEEDEEEEEEEEDGELEDENSYRPLASAVPGAQPPSSVAGGSPTARPRPGERGQPENGTECRSGYVRHNSSCRSVCDLVPSYCHNGGQCYLVESHGAFCRCNTQDYTWHKGTRCEAIVTDFQVMCVAVGSAALVVLLLFMLTVFFAKKLYLLKTENSKLRKTKYRTPSELHNDNFSLSTIAEGSHPNDDPSAPHKLQDSLKSCLKDEEPFNIHNSTSPKHDGGSKGEQDGGELNCLQNNLT from the exons ATGGCCCCCGCggctgcccggccccgcgccgccctggccctggcgctgctgctgccgctcgGCGCCCTCG CATCCGAGTGGCCCCCCCAGAATGCCAGcgaggctgaggggagaggctgggagggcTCCCTGGAGAGCAGCCCCCCGCAATGGGACCCGGCAAGCAGAGACCTCGCGGGGGGGACCGGCAACGGCACCAGCCCCGGGGGGACCGCGGCGGGCGACGAACCCCCGGCAGGACCCCAGCTAGAGCCCGCTGAGCGGGGCACAGCCGCCACCACGGACCCGGCGGCGATGCCGGAGGGGTGCGCGGGGTGTGCCGGGGAGGGCGACGCCAGCGCTCTGCCCCCCAAAGCCGGCTCGGTGGAGGATGGCCAGGCGGCAGTGACCTGGCCCGGTGACGGGGGGACGGTGGTGGTGGCACTCAGCAGCCCCGAGGAGCCGGGGAGCGGCGAGCGGCCCACGCAagcctccctgcccagcccaggggtTTTTGGGGGGCTCACGgccgccccgccgagcccccccggcccgcagCTCGCCACCGACTCGGCTGAATCcgacctgctgctggcagccggGGGCTCGGCCGCGCCGCGGACCCCTGTGCCAGGCGACCGCAGCCCCATGCCAGGTGCCACAGGGGACTTGGGGCGTCCCCCGGAGCTCTGGGTGGTCGCAtccagcccggccccggcgcaGGGAGCTCGCGGCCGGACGGATCTGACCTGGCTGGAGGCGGAGGAGCCCGTCACCGCCGCCACAGGTCCGGCCGAGCCGCCGGCCGACCAGACGGCCTCGGAGATCATTGACGTCGACTACTACGACCTGTTTGAGGggggcgaggggctggggggcttccctgggggcggccggggggcggccggctcGGCGCAGCGGCGGGAGCCGGAGGGGGCGGCCACGCCATGGGCCCTCCACGAGCTCTACGACGACTTCACGCCCTTTGACGAGGCCGATTTCTACCCCACCACCTCCTTCTACGCCGATGGGGACGAGGAGGatgagctggaggaggatgaggaggaagaggaggaggaggaagatggggAGCTGGAGGACGAGAACAGCTACCGGCCACTCGCCTCGGCCGTGCCCGGCGCCCAGCCG ccctCCAGCGTCGCGGGGGGCAGCCCCAcagcgcggccgcggccgggggagcggggccagcCGGAGAACGGCACCGAGTGCCGGAGCGGTTACGTGCGGCACAACAGCTCCTGCCGCTCCGTCTGTGACCTCGTCCCCAGCTACTGCCACAACGGCGGCCAGTGCTACCTGGTGGAGAGCCACGGAGCCTTCTGCCG GTGCAACACGCAGGACTACACGTGGCACAAGGGCACGCGCTGCGAGGCCATCGTCACCGACTTCCAGGTGATGTGCGTGGCCGTGGGCTCGGCCGCCCTcgtggtgctgctgctcttcatgCTCACCGTCTTCTTCGCCAAGAAGCTCTACCTGCTCAAGACGGAGAACAGCAAACTGCGCAAGACCAA ATACCGCACCCCGTCCGAGCTGCACAACGACAACTTCTCCCTCTCCACCATCGCCGAGGGCTCCCACCCAAAC GATGACCCCAGCGCTCCCCACAAGCTGCAGGACTCCCTGAAATCCTGCCTGAAGGACGAGGAGCCGTTTAACATCCACAACTCCACGTCGCCCAAGCACGACGGCGGCAGCAAAGGGGAGCAGGACGGCGGCGAGCTCAACTGTCTGCAGAACAACCTGACGTGA